A stretch of Anaeromyxobacter dehalogenans 2CP-1 DNA encodes these proteins:
- the cas5e gene encoding type I-E CRISPR-associated protein Cas5/CasD, producing the protein MIETLILRFDAPLLAFGGVAVDNQGVVQDFPGLSMVAGLLGNALGFDHREFDRLEALQRRLRVAARRDRKGQRLVDFQTVALGQAFLEQGWTTRGVIEGRDGAFSDATHIRYRAYWADAVYTLAMTLEPAAETPDLDAVERALREPERPLFLGRKACLPSVPILAGRRRCPALLAALAGFERIPRERWEGGEPAPLAAWMPGSEAAEPLVREFPVTDERDWANQLVVGRRIVRQTSIMPPEASNVR; encoded by the coding sequence ATGATCGAAACGCTCATCCTCCGCTTCGACGCGCCCCTGCTCGCCTTCGGCGGCGTCGCGGTGGACAACCAGGGCGTGGTCCAGGACTTCCCCGGCCTCTCCATGGTCGCAGGCCTGTTGGGGAACGCGCTGGGCTTCGACCACCGCGAGTTCGATCGGCTCGAAGCGCTGCAGCGCAGGCTGCGCGTGGCCGCGCGGCGCGACCGGAAGGGCCAGCGGCTGGTGGACTTCCAGACGGTCGCGCTCGGCCAGGCGTTCCTGGAGCAGGGCTGGACCACCCGTGGCGTGATCGAGGGGCGCGATGGCGCCTTCTCCGATGCGACGCACATCCGCTACCGCGCGTACTGGGCGGATGCCGTGTACACGCTCGCCATGACGCTCGAACCCGCCGCCGAAACGCCCGATCTCGACGCAGTAGAGCGCGCGCTGCGCGAGCCGGAGCGGCCGCTGTTCCTGGGGCGCAAGGCGTGCCTGCCGTCCGTGCCCATCCTCGCAGGGCGCCGTCGGTGTCCGGCGCTCCTTGCCGCGCTCGCAGGCTTCGAGCGGATCCCGCGGGAGCGATGGGAGGGCGGCGAGCCGGCGCCGCTCGCGGCCTGGATGCCGGGGAGCGAGGCCGCCGAGCCGCTGGTGCGGGAGTTCCCCGTCACCGACGAGCGAGACTGGGCCAACCAGCTCGTGGTGGGGCGTCGCATCGTCCGGCAGACGTCGATCATGCCCCCGGAGGCATCCAATGTCCGCTGA
- the cas1e gene encoding type I-E CRISPR-associated endonuclease Cas1e: MLKGRLGLETARIPQGDRHGLLWLSRGSLYVEDGTLRFRTAGWAELPAGDYAIPFQMVTAVLLEPGTTVSHDALRLLARHGTGLVAIGEEGTRFYASMPFGPDASALARRQVMAWASAADGRLRVARRMYAWRFGEVLPDEDITVLRGIEGARMREIYRRLAEQYGVPWSGRRYDRQRPDQNDPVNQAINHAASAVEAAALVAVAVTGTIPQLGFIHEDSGNAFALDVADLFRSAIALPAAFSAVRECAKDPRKPLERTARRAAGRLLQQKDVIPEMIDRIKEMFDADDGHRDP, from the coding sequence GTGCTGAAGGGCAGGCTCGGCCTCGAGACGGCGCGGATCCCGCAAGGCGACCGCCACGGCCTGCTCTGGCTGTCGCGCGGCAGCCTGTACGTCGAGGATGGGACGCTCCGCTTCCGCACCGCCGGCTGGGCCGAGCTCCCAGCCGGCGACTATGCCATACCGTTTCAGATGGTCACCGCCGTGCTCCTCGAGCCGGGGACCACCGTCAGCCACGACGCGCTCAGGCTGCTCGCGCGCCACGGGACGGGCCTCGTCGCCATCGGCGAGGAGGGCACGCGCTTCTACGCGAGCATGCCGTTCGGCCCGGACGCCTCGGCGCTCGCCCGCCGGCAGGTGATGGCGTGGGCGAGCGCCGCGGACGGTCGGTTGCGCGTCGCGCGTCGCATGTACGCCTGGCGCTTCGGCGAGGTTCTGCCCGACGAGGACATCACCGTCCTACGCGGTATCGAGGGTGCCCGGATGCGCGAGATCTACCGGCGCCTCGCAGAGCAGTACGGCGTTCCATGGTCCGGTCGGCGCTACGACCGGCAGCGCCCGGACCAGAACGATCCCGTGAACCAGGCGATCAACCACGCCGCGAGCGCGGTCGAGGCCGCGGCGCTCGTGGCCGTCGCCGTGACGGGGACGATCCCCCAACTCGGCTTCATCCACGAGGACTCGGGGAACGCGTTCGCCCTCGACGTCGCCGACCTGTTTCGCTCGGCGATAGCCCTCCCGGCCGCCTTCTCGGCCGTGCGGGAGTGTGCCAAGGATCCCCGCAAGCCACTCGAGCGCACGGCAAGGCGCGCCGCGGGTCGTCTCCTGCAGCAGAAGGACGTCATCCCCGAGATGATCGACCGCATCAAGGAGATGTTCGATGCCGATGACGGTCATCGTGACCCGTGA
- a CDS encoding ATP-binding protein produces the protein MSTEITRARVLESLGRLRLGRIGEQLDALLSTAARGEPTYLDFLDTILREEVGAKQRKRVAMGIQIAHFPAVKTLDDFDFKFQPSVDQKLVRELAVSRYVANAENVLVFGPPGVGKTHLAIGLGRAAVEAGYTVLFTSATALLGALSKAETEGQLAERLAFYAKPKLLVVDELGYLPFEKRSAHLFFQLIAAAILDRLLHHSFTLMIQGESYRLKQKRKAGLLGRAEKAN, from the coding sequence GTGAGCACCGAGATCACGCGGGCTCGCGTCCTCGAGAGCCTCGGCCGGCTCCGCCTCGGGCGCATCGGCGAGCAGCTCGACGCGTTGCTCTCGACCGCGGCACGGGGCGAGCCGACGTACCTCGACTTCCTCGACACGATCCTGCGCGAGGAGGTCGGGGCGAAGCAGCGGAAGCGCGTCGCGATGGGCATCCAGATCGCGCACTTCCCCGCGGTGAAGACCCTCGACGACTTCGACTTCAAGTTCCAGCCGAGCGTCGACCAGAAGCTCGTCCGCGAGCTCGCCGTCAGCCGGTACGTCGCGAACGCGGAGAACGTGCTCGTGTTCGGCCCGCCCGGCGTCGGCAAGACGCACCTCGCCATCGGGCTCGGGCGCGCCGCAGTCGAAGCCGGCTACACCGTGCTCTTCACGAGCGCGACGGCGTTGCTGGGCGCGCTCTCGAAGGCCGAGACCGAGGGCCAGCTCGCGGAGCGGCTCGCGTTCTACGCGAAGCCCAAGCTGCTCGTCGTGGACGAGCTGGGGTACCTGCCGTTCGAGAAGCGCAGTGCGCACCTGTTCTTCCAGCTCATCGCCGCCGCGATCCTCGACCGGCTCCTGCACCACAGCTTCACGCTGATGATCCAGGGCGAGAGCTACAGGCTGAAGCAGAAGCGCAAGGCGGGCCTGCTCGGCAGGGCCGAGAAGGCGAACTGA
- the cas7e gene encoding type I-E CRISPR-associated protein Cas7/Cse4/CasC: MSRFVQIHTLTSYPASLLNRDDAGFAKRIPFGGVTRTRISSQCLKRHWRTFEGEEALSGLGQPMSVRSRYTFEEFVVQPLVDEGVPAALAREVTRALMNEVLGKSAKAAKEDAKNGEEKEAQKDAEPDPSLQTGQITVLGRPEVAYMLDVARAICSKKPDAAKIAKAVADHLGASGRGNLRELRLGAGLDAAMFGRMVTSDILARGDAALHVAHAFTVHAEATETDYFSAVDDLPMARAENGQGSGHIGNAELTSGLFYGYVVIDVPLLVSNLEGVDRKAWEKADRGLAGQVVERMVRLIATVSPGAKLGSTAPHAYAHLVLAEAGNAQPRTLANAFLNPITTSPRQPDPVAAAYRALAQHAADLDRMYGPAFQRRLAAIGPADGLADALRATASASLAEVAGWAADQVRGGR, translated from the coding sequence ATGAGCCGATTCGTTCAGATTCACACGCTGACCTCGTACCCTGCCTCGCTCCTGAACCGCGACGATGCGGGGTTCGCGAAGCGCATCCCGTTCGGTGGCGTCACGCGGACCCGGATCTCGTCCCAGTGCCTGAAGCGCCACTGGCGCACGTTCGAGGGGGAGGAGGCGCTGTCCGGCCTGGGGCAGCCGATGTCGGTCCGCTCGCGCTACACGTTCGAGGAGTTCGTGGTGCAGCCGCTGGTGGACGAGGGTGTCCCCGCAGCGCTCGCGCGCGAGGTCACCCGGGCGCTCATGAACGAGGTGCTCGGGAAGAGCGCCAAGGCGGCGAAGGAGGACGCCAAGAACGGTGAGGAGAAGGAGGCGCAGAAGGACGCCGAGCCCGACCCGTCGCTGCAGACCGGGCAGATCACCGTGCTCGGTCGGCCGGAGGTGGCCTACATGCTCGACGTCGCTCGCGCGATTTGCAGCAAGAAGCCCGACGCCGCCAAGATCGCAAAGGCAGTCGCGGACCACCTCGGGGCGTCGGGGCGCGGCAACCTCCGAGAGCTGCGCCTCGGCGCCGGCCTCGATGCGGCCATGTTCGGACGGATGGTGACGAGCGACATCCTCGCGCGGGGGGACGCCGCCTTGCACGTCGCCCACGCGTTCACCGTCCACGCGGAGGCGACCGAGACCGACTACTTCTCCGCCGTCGATGACCTGCCGATGGCGCGGGCCGAGAACGGTCAGGGCAGCGGCCACATCGGCAACGCCGAGCTCACCTCGGGCCTATTCTACGGCTACGTCGTCATCGACGTGCCGCTGCTCGTCTCGAACCTCGAAGGCGTGGACCGCAAGGCGTGGGAGAAGGCGGACCGCGGGCTCGCGGGGCAGGTCGTCGAACGCATGGTCAGGCTGATCGCGACGGTCTCGCCGGGGGCGAAGCTCGGCTCCACCGCGCCACACGCGTATGCGCACCTGGTGCTCGCCGAGGCCGGCAACGCCCAGCCCAGGACGCTCGCGAACGCGTTCCTGAACCCGATCACGACCAGTCCGCGTCAGCCGGACCCGGTCGCGGCAGCGTACCGCGCTCTCGCGCAGCACGCCGCGGACCTCGATCGCATGTACGGCCCGGCGTTCCAGCGCCGGCTCGCGGCGATCGGACCGGCGGATGGCCTGGCTGACGCGCTGCGTGCCACGGCGAGCGCGAGCCTCGCCGAGGTGGCGGGGTGGGCCGCCGACCAGGTGCGAGGCGGGCGATGA
- a CDS encoding type I-E CRISPR-associated protein Cas6/Cse3/CasE → MSADLRMLRMRFDAGRLYELGRRRRLPPRTDLGYLLHCELRELFGADSPAPFAVRDAAGRGVTVLGYSSRPAAALQRHAQQYADPDVYAVCDWTSLDEKPLPQRWAAGERLGFEVRACPVVRMSSDGPRWRAGAEVDAYLARCWRAEGPVDREAVYREWLLEELRRRGGARLISARVMGHQRGHVVRRDHRPERKAVGGERPEAVFSGELEVADPAAFGALLARGVGRHRGFGFGMLLLRPPG, encoded by the coding sequence ATGTCCGCTGACCTTCGCATGCTGCGCATGCGCTTCGACGCCGGTCGTCTGTACGAGCTCGGCCGTCGCAGGCGGCTGCCGCCTCGAACCGACCTCGGCTACCTGCTCCACTGCGAGCTGCGCGAGCTGTTCGGGGCCGATTCGCCGGCACCGTTCGCGGTTCGCGACGCCGCCGGCCGTGGGGTGACGGTGCTCGGCTACTCGAGCCGCCCGGCCGCGGCGCTCCAGCGCCACGCCCAGCAGTACGCGGACCCCGACGTGTACGCCGTCTGCGACTGGACCTCGCTCGACGAGAAACCGTTGCCGCAGCGGTGGGCGGCGGGCGAGCGGCTCGGGTTCGAGGTGCGCGCGTGTCCGGTGGTGCGGATGTCGAGCGACGGGCCGCGCTGGCGCGCGGGCGCGGAGGTCGATGCATACCTCGCCCGCTGCTGGCGAGCGGAGGGGCCGGTCGACCGCGAGGCCGTGTACCGCGAGTGGCTGCTGGAGGAGCTCCGGCGCCGCGGCGGCGCGCGGCTCATCTCCGCGCGCGTGATGGGTCACCAGCGCGGGCACGTCGTCCGGCGGGATCACCGGCCGGAGCGCAAGGCCGTCGGCGGCGAGCGGCCGGAGGCGGTGTTCTCGGGCGAGCTCGAGGTGGCGGACCCGGCGGCGTTCGGCGCGCTGCTCGCGCGGGGGGTGGGCCGGCATCGGGGGTTCGGCTTCGGGATGCTGCTGCTTCGGCCGCCGGGGTGA
- the cas2e gene encoding type I-E CRISPR-associated endoribonuclease Cas2e, protein MTVIVTRDVPDRFRGFLASVALEIAPGVYTAPDMTASVRERAWTVLEDWHQHARQGAVVMTWPDGAAPGGQRVLVLGDAPRELWVADGLVLARRDVPTDSGAPSIAP, encoded by the coding sequence ATGACGGTCATCGTGACCCGTGACGTTCCGGATCGTTTTCGAGGCTTCCTCGCGTCGGTCGCGCTGGAGATCGCGCCCGGCGTCTATACGGCGCCGGACATGACTGCATCGGTGCGAGAGCGCGCGTGGACCGTTCTTGAGGACTGGCACCAGCATGCGCGCCAGGGCGCCGTCGTGATGACTTGGCCCGACGGCGCGGCGCCAGGCGGGCAGCGCGTGCTCGTTCTAGGGGACGCGCCGAGGGAGTTGTGGGTTGCAGACGGCCTGGTTCTGGCGCGCCGCGACGTTCCGACCGACTCCGGTGCGCCGTCGATCGCTCCGTGA
- the casA gene encoding type I-E CRISPR-associated protein Cse1/CasA, whose protein sequence is MLQMPSRKSAGTVKAGKRASLKKAPVERKPPATPAHDLLADPLLGVALQGGAREWLDLPGVLEALGKDEIEGFSALQAHQQHAWHAFLVQLAAIALHRAEERSPRLKAARWRELLAALTKGRHEPWTLVVPDLPRPAFLQPPVLDGTLDGFKARLARSDELDLLVTSKNHDVKAARAANARPEHWVYALVSLQTMQGFSGRSNYGIARMNGGAGSRPGLGLAPGHALGARFRRDTAAALEARDAIRGPRGYKARGGIALLWLEPWDGKSALTPGDLDPLFIEICRRVRLDLVDGMIGAHTVGSANARIDAGDLRGNTGDPWTPVQKAESKPYTATEAGFSYRVLHRLLGDDYQPGVAQVPRRGDSEVEIVATVLARGMGKTAGFHERRVPVPGDLLPWLADAGRRALLGAFAGQRVQLAADVQRHVLKPAVLAYLQGAPDELNFKDRRAGAWLEAHDAEVDRIFFERLWADLSRDAERALAEWARTVLDLARAQLQSAFEDAPVPIARRYRAIAAAERVFEGAARKHVKLAFDPEKEQRHEA, encoded by the coding sequence ATGCTGCAGATGCCTAGTCGGAAGAGCGCGGGGACCGTCAAAGCGGGGAAGCGAGCTTCGCTGAAGAAGGCGCCGGTCGAGCGGAAGCCGCCGGCGACGCCTGCGCACGACCTGCTCGCCGATCCTTTGCTCGGCGTTGCGCTGCAGGGAGGCGCGCGAGAGTGGCTCGACCTTCCCGGTGTGCTGGAGGCGCTCGGGAAGGATGAGATCGAGGGCTTCTCGGCGCTCCAGGCGCATCAGCAGCACGCCTGGCACGCGTTCCTGGTCCAGCTCGCAGCGATCGCGCTCCATCGCGCAGAAGAGCGTTCGCCCAGGCTCAAGGCCGCCCGGTGGCGAGAGCTGCTCGCGGCGCTCACCAAGGGGCGCCACGAGCCGTGGACGCTGGTCGTGCCAGATCTGCCCCGTCCCGCCTTCCTGCAGCCGCCGGTGCTCGATGGGACGCTCGATGGCTTCAAGGCGCGGCTCGCTCGTTCCGACGAGCTCGACCTGCTCGTCACCTCGAAGAACCATGATGTGAAGGCGGCGAGGGCTGCGAATGCTCGTCCGGAGCACTGGGTGTATGCGCTCGTGTCGCTCCAGACGATGCAGGGGTTCTCCGGTAGGTCGAACTACGGAATCGCGCGGATGAACGGCGGGGCCGGCAGCAGGCCGGGACTGGGCCTGGCGCCGGGCCACGCGCTCGGCGCGCGGTTCCGTCGCGACACCGCGGCTGCGCTCGAAGCCCGCGATGCGATCCGTGGGCCCCGTGGATACAAGGCGCGCGGCGGCATCGCGCTCCTGTGGCTCGAGCCCTGGGACGGGAAGTCGGCGCTCACGCCCGGCGACCTGGATCCACTGTTCATCGAGATCTGCCGCCGCGTCCGGCTCGACCTCGTCGACGGGATGATCGGCGCACACACCGTCGGGAGCGCAAATGCGCGGATCGACGCTGGCGATCTCAGGGGCAACACGGGCGATCCGTGGACGCCGGTCCAGAAGGCGGAGAGCAAGCCCTACACGGCAACGGAGGCCGGGTTCTCGTACCGCGTGCTGCACCGGCTCCTAGGCGACGACTACCAGCCGGGAGTTGCGCAGGTCCCCCGCCGGGGCGACAGCGAGGTCGAGATTGTCGCGACCGTGCTGGCGCGAGGCATGGGCAAGACGGCGGGCTTCCACGAGCGGCGGGTTCCGGTTCCCGGTGACCTCTTGCCCTGGCTCGCGGACGCTGGACGGCGCGCGCTCCTCGGCGCCTTTGCCGGCCAGCGCGTCCAGCTCGCGGCTGACGTGCAGCGGCACGTGCTGAAGCCTGCCGTGCTGGCGTACCTGCAGGGCGCGCCCGACGAGCTCAACTTCAAGGATCGCCGCGCCGGCGCGTGGCTCGAGGCTCACGACGCCGAGGTCGATCGGATCTTCTTCGAGCGCCTCTGGGCGGACCTCTCGCGCGACGCGGAGCGCGCCCTCGCGGAGTGGGCGAGGACGGTGCTGGACCTGGCCCGCGCCCAGCTCCAGTCCGCTTTCGAGGACGCGCCCGTTCCCATCGCGCGTCGCTACCGCGCCATCGCGGCCGCCGAGCGGGTCTTCGAGGGCGCGGCGCGGAAGCACGTGAAGCTCGCATTCGACCCGGAGAAGGAGCAACGACATGAAGCCTGA
- the casB gene encoding type I-E CRISPR-associated protein Cse2/CasB, which yields MKPEEHSTLQRSDERSLSSRVNALARAIASGSPGDVAALRRLTPDDPASPAFWRLAAAHLDGALPAGGGEAREEAERSWAAVMSGMALTAGLHVPRRRAGAALAQAGYSELRFERLLRASGPQLFREVRAAAAFLASKAVEFDWTDLAALVLGDGGPSAERTRRALARSFYQQLPTQD from the coding sequence ATGAAGCCTGAGGAGCACTCGACCCTTCAGCGCTCCGACGAGCGGTCGCTCTCGAGCCGCGTGAACGCGTTGGCCCGGGCGATCGCGTCCGGCTCGCCCGGAGACGTGGCGGCGCTGCGGCGCCTCACCCCGGACGATCCGGCCTCGCCGGCTTTCTGGCGCCTGGCGGCGGCGCACCTCGACGGCGCGCTCCCCGCGGGAGGCGGCGAAGCGCGAGAAGAGGCCGAGCGGAGCTGGGCCGCGGTCATGAGCGGCATGGCGCTGACGGCGGGCCTGCACGTGCCACGTCGCCGGGCCGGGGCCGCGCTGGCGCAGGCTGGGTACTCCGAGCTCCGCTTCGAACGGCTGCTGCGCGCATCGGGGCCGCAGCTCTTCCGCGAGGTCAGGGCCGCCGCGGCGTTCCTCGCCTCCAAGGCGGTGGAGTTCGACTGGACCGATCTCGCCGCGCTCGTGCTCGGCGACGGTGGCCCTTCCGCAGAGCGAACCCGCCGCGCGCTCGCGCGCAGCTTCTATCAGCAGCTCCCCACGCAGGACTGA